The stretch of DNA CATGAAGGGCTTCTATGAACCGCGTCCTTGTAATTCTCGTACTTTTCCTCGCTCCCCGTCCCCAAAGCGACACTCTCCGGGTGAATACCCGCCTTGTGCAAGTGGACGTTGTGGTCCGCGCCAAAAACGGCCCTGTGGCGGACCTCAGGCGCGAGGACTTTACGATTTGGGACAATGGTAAGGTACAGCGCATCGGTGTGTTTTCGGTTTCGGATGCACGGCCGTCAAAGTCTCAGCAGGTCGCGCCCCTTCCGCCGGGCGTCGTCTCGAATCGCATGGAATCCGGGGGTGAAGCGGCGACAACCGCAACAGTCATACTGTTCGACCTCTTGAATACGCCGATCGACGAGCAACCTTATGCGATAGGTCAACTCCTCGAGTACGTTCGATCGATTCGAAAAGAGGATCATGTCGCGCTGTACATACTCGATAACCAGCTGCGAATCGTTCAGGATTTCACAGGCGATACGGCGAAGCTGAGCCGCGCAGCCGCGAGAATCAAGCCCAGCGATGTGTCGGGGAGCGAGACACGCAGCGCCGCTGAACTGGCGGAACTGCTGACGGACCCGGATGGACTTATCGGACCGGAATTTGCCAATGGCGTTGTGGCGTTTTATGCCACAAACCAGGCGCAGAGAACGGCGGAAGCTATCGAAGCGATAGCAAGGCATTTGGGCGGTTTGCCAGGCCGGAAGAATCTTGTCTGGATGTCCGGCGACTTTCCGTTCGCTCCGGAGTTCGCGGCGGTGAATCAAGCGGGAACGCGCGCCCATACGACTGAAGACCCGCTTTTTTTAACTTCGCAGGTCAGTCGCGCCGTGCGGTCCGTCAGCGATGCCAACATTGGAATCTATCCCGTTGACGTTCGCGCGCTTCCTGCTCCGGATATGCGGACCGTGCGCGCAAAAGCCCCTCTGCCCCCGCTTCCGGACCACGATGCCATGCTTCGCCTTGCCGGCGGCAGCGGAGGCCGGGCTTTCTACTACACCAACGATCTGAAGGGCGCTGTCAGTGAAGCTGTCGCCGATGGCGAAGTGACCTACACCATCGGTTTTTATCCGGCAGAAAATGCCTTCGATGGAAAGTTTCACAGGCTGTCGATCGATGTTGCGCGTAAAAACGTGGACGTTCGATATCGTTCCGGATACGCCGCCGTTGATACTCAGGCGATGACCGAAACGCAACGCCGGGCGTTGTTAGCGGACCTCGTAAGCACTTCTCTGAATGCGTCGCAGATCGAGCTCGCCGCACATGCCGAAGGTCAACGCGCGGTGATTTCGGTGAACGCGGCGGATGTGCGGCTCGAGCAACAGAATAACCGCCGTGTCGGGCTCCTGATTGTCGCGTTGCGGCTTGAATCTCAAAAGAGCAGCACGGATAAAATATCGAATATCCGTATCAACATTTCAGAAGACCAATATCGCGCGGCGCTGCAAAACGGCCTAGTGTTCGATGAGGCCGTGCCTGGTGTCCAGCCCGACGATCGCCTCCGAATTGTCGTGCAGGATGAGGCTACCGGCCTGGCCGGATCGCTCTGGTTACCAATGCCATCGCGATGAGTCTTCGCTTGCTGTTGGCCTGCCTGCAGCCGTTCCAACCCAGGTATTGTTTACATAATATCCATACTATGACGGCCGTTCAGCCCCATTCCGGCCGCGCCACCTGCTTAAAAGTCTTACATTCCTGCAAGGTTGTCGACATTTCATGCCTTTGGGATGACGTCACCTATCATGTCTGGCTGCCCACCAATGATAGTGTTATTCGCGCCACGCCTGACCAGTTCGCCGAAGTCGGCCACCCGGAGCGCATTCGCTACATTCTTTACGCAGCGCGCATCGCCAGAATGTAAGAGTTTTAATGCAGGTGGCGCGGCCGGAATGGGGGGCTGAAAAGGCGTCATAGTGCAGAGGGTTTTTAGCCAACCGCGGCGGCATTCAATATCTCGACTCCCCTTTCAATCTGGTCCGCCGCCGCGCTCGGCTAAAAACCCTCTGCATTAGGTCAACCTGCCGGGGCTGGGTAGCCAGCTTGTTTCTTGGCGAATTATCGGGTAGGCGGGTTTTAACGCCCGCCTCCCACACCACCGTACGTACGGTTCCGTATACGGCGGTTCATAAAGGTCGAAGTCGAGAATGCACTTCTAAGAAAGACAGCAGACCCATGGCGCGAAACGCGCGGGTGGGTACAGCCTGATTCATGTGACTGGCGCCCGCGTTCCACCAAGGCCCCCGGCCATTCCAAGCCGACGTCCGCGCACGTTCCTCAGCGATACCCCGCCGAGTGAGTTCCTTGAATCGAGTCCAGCCGCGTTTCCACTGCCGCCACAAGATCGACCGCAGCCGACGACGCAGCCATTCGTCCAAATGTTCGAAACTCCCCCGAACTTCCGACAATCGGTAATATCCGACCCATCCCCGAATCAATGGGACGAGGTCGCCGATGGTGCGAGTGAGACTTCTTCCTCGCCCGGATCGCGTGGCCTCCCGAAGTTTCGCCTTCAGTCGTTTTAACGACGAGTCCGATACTTTGAGCTTGGCTTCGCGATGCACCGTGAAGCTGTAGCCGAGGAGCTTGCGCTTCCACGGCCTTGCCACGGCACTCTTGGTTCGATTCACCTTCAGCCGAAGCTTCTTTTCCAAGAAAACTTCCAGCGATGTCATCACCCGCTTTCCCGCTGCCTCCGAACGAACGTAGACGTTCGTGTCATCGGCATATCGGACAAAGCAGTGTCCCCGTTTTTCCAGCTCTCGATCCAGTTCATCGAGCAACAAGTTCGAGAGCAGGGGCGACAGTGGACATCCTTGTGGAGTCCCTTCTGTCCGGGGAGACACCAACCCGCCTTCCATCAACCCCGCTTGCAGATACCGCCGGATCAATAGAAGCACCCGTTTGTCTTTCACCCGCCGTGCCACGCGCGCCATAAGCACATCGTGATTGACGCGGTCGAAAAACTTTTCGAGGTCCAAATCGACAACCCATCGGTTCCCGGCTCGAATATGTTGCTGAGCCCGCACCACGGCTTGTTGTCCGCTTCGTCCCGGACGATAACCGAAACTATCTTCCGAAAACGTCGGGTCCCACTGAGGTTGTAATACTTGAAGCAGGGCCTGCTGGATCATTCGATCCATGACCGTGGGAATGCCTAACGTTCGTGTTCCTCCATCCGGCTTGGGTATATCGACTTTTCTCACCGGTTGTGGACGGTACGTCCCGTCGAGCAATTCCTGTCGGATTTGCGGCCAATTCCTCTGGCAAAACGGCATGAGTTCATCGACGGTCATCCCGTCGATCCCCGCTGCTCCACCATTGGTTTTGACGCGTTGGTATGCCGCCAAAACATTGGCGCGGTCCAATACCTTTTCTAGGAGCGATTCCTCCTCGATCCCGACATGCTCTCCGCGTGCCGTGGAAGTTTGACGCGCCTCATCGGTATCTTTTGCGGTTCCGCCGCTATCCTTCCCGTTTGGCTCGGGCTTCTCAGCCTTCTTGTCGGCGTCTCCTGCTTCCCTCGAACGCATCGTGCCGGTCTCTTCCTTATGTGTGGTCCTTCACCACGGCTCGGCCGCGGCTACTTTGACCGTTGCTGACTTCCATCGCTCCATCGAATCGCCTTACGACGATCCTTGCTTTTCAGCAGAGCAACGGATCTCCCAGGGTAAGACGCGTGACTTTCGCTCCATCTATCCGCCGCATATACGCTCGTCCGGTCCGGATGACTTTGGGCTTTCGGTTTGTTGGCCCCTTCGCCCACCCGACGTTCGCCTCATACGGTTCGTGTGCCTCGGACCAGAGCTTTGCCTATGGCTTCCTCCCCACCTCGCATTACTGCGACGCAGTTGCCACGTCGGCTAAGAGTTCCTGTTATCAAGGTCTCCAGAGGACTTTCACCTCCAATTCACTTCCCGTTTCGCTTTCGCTCCACGGTTATCCGCGCCAGTCATTGGCGCTTCGCGCCATGCCTGGCGCACCAACGAAAAGCGGGCGGTCAGAGACCGCCCCTAGCGACAATCAGGCCTGCGGTTCCTGATCGGCGAATGCGAGCTTGACTGCATAGTCGCGAACATCCTCCGGCCACTTCGCAACGAGCTCTGTGAAGCGTCGCCGGTCGTATGCGAAGAGCGATCGCGTCGCTTCTTCGAATCCAGGCAGGTTGCCGCCGACGGCGGACATAAACCGGTATGCGGCCTCCTGCGCGGCGCGCACGCGGTCGCGATCGCCGCTGACTCTGCGGGCTTCGTCGACCAGCTTCCTCAGGGCGACGGACGCTCCGCCCGGCTGCACGTTGAGCCAGTCCCAGTGTCGTGGCAACAGAGTCACTTCTTTAGCAATTACACCGAGCCGCGGCCGGCCGGGCCCCCGCGGTTCGGCTGGCGGCACGCTGATTTGTGATGGTTTGCCGCGCAGGTCGAGATCGATCTGCGCACCCGTCGAGTCATCGAAGACGAGGATCTGGCCCTGTCTTTTTCTTTTAAGAACCTTCACAAGGTCGACATCCTTACCCACTGCTACCTTGTGAACTCCGTCGAACGCCGTGTATGTCATGTCGCAAATATACCCGGGTAAAATTGGTCTGTCAATATCATCCGGGTAAAACCATGCGCACCGAAATCCTGGCGCGCCTGATGAAAGTGAAACCTGATCGCGAGCGGAGAAAGTAGGCGGGCTTGTGCCAGACGAGGTTCCTTCGGCGCCGTGGACTTGCCAACGGCAGCTTCCATGGACCATCATCGGACCATCATCGAGTCACAATCGGATCCTTTCCAGCGATAAGCGAAACCCGCCTTTTTCCTGCAGCCTGCAGCCCGTTCCAACCCAAACGGCGAACCGGTCGCGCCGGATCCGGTGCCGCCACTCGCAACGGCGATTCAGCAGCAGCTTGGATTGAGATTGGAATCAGTAAAGGCCCCGCTCGACGTTGTGGCCGTCGAATCGGCGCAAAAACCGAAGGAGAATTGAAAAATGAATACAAGAGTGCTCGTGGCGCTGCCAACATCTATCCAAGTATCCGCCGGCACCAGATTCATTCCGCTTTGTCCGGCGGGCAGCCTGGCACTCCGGGTTTTTGCAAGCTCATTGACGCGATCCAACGCGCGGATCGAGACGAAACCAGCGGCGGCATATAGAACTCGGTCGCTTTCGGATAACGGCATGGCGACCTATAATCACCACACCTTATATAAAGGAGAGTTCTACTAATCGCAATTGAGAATGAAAGGTTCAAAAACGCCGTATGCGGATGCGCAGAAAGGACTTAGCTGCGAAAAATAAGCATTTCTGACTTACCGCGGGTGGTGAGGCAAAGAAGAAAAAACTCTCTGGCTTACCTCCCGCAGTAAGGCAGAAAAGAAAAAACTCTCTGGCTTACCGCTCGCCGTAAGGCAGAAAAGAAAAAACTCTCTGGCTTACCTCCCGCCGTAAGGCAGAAAAGAAAAAACTCTCTGGCTTACTGCCCGCGGTAAGGCAGAAAAGAAAAAACTCTCTGGCTTACTGCCCGTGGTAAGGCAAAGAAGGAAAAAGTCTCCGGTTTGACCGGCCTACATGGCTCGTCGAGATCATGTCCCGCTCGTTATCGTTTTGCGGCAGGTTAGGCTCGATTTGCCTGGGAATGATAAAGCGTCCATCTTTAGTGACGTCACACCGGCCGTTCGGCGTTTCAATCTGCCAAATTACATTGGGTGGCTCTCGGTCGCCCGCTTCGCGAATTGGGTCGGAGTTGGCCTGTAAGTTGCTGATTCTTCAAGAGCGGAAAACTCGGTATAGCCGAATCCAGAATGTCCTGGTCTCCGGCGTTGCGGTCAGGACCAGAACGTCCGGAGGGCTTTCATCCTCGGCGCGCGACATAAAAAGAAAAACCGGAACTCAGATCGAAAATGGAGTGGCTGACTGACCACCACTTTTCGATTCCGAGTTCCGGCTTCGCGCGTCTTACTTGTCAGGCTTCGGTTTCAGCCGCAACTGTCAATTTGACATGCGCGGTGACGTCTTTAAACAGACGGATCGGTATGGAATAGTCTCCCAGCGCCTTGATGTGGTCATCCATATGGATCTTCCGTTTCTCGACCTGGAAGCCTTTCTTTTCGAGCTCATCGGCCACATCGGAATTCGTAACGGAGCCGTAGAGCGTGTCCTGCTCGCCGACCTTCCGGCGAATGACAATCTCCACTCCGTTCAACAACTGCGCTTGTTTATCCGCGTCTTCCTTCTGCTTCGCCTCTTTGCGCAGGAGCGACTGCTTTTCGAACTCGATGACTTTCCGGTTGCCCGCCGTCGCGGGGTAGGCAAGCTTTTTGGGCAGCAGGTAATTACGCGCATATCCGTCCGCGACCTTCACAACGTCGCCTGCGCGGCCGAGACTGTCGATGGTTTCTCTGAGAATGATCTCCATGGTGTTCCTCTCCTTTAGCGTCGGGCCCACCGGCCGGGCCTGCTTTCGGTGTCTTTGTTTTGATGGGCCTCGGCCGGGCCCCCACGCCTATTCCGTCGCAAAAGGTAAGAGCGCGATATTGCGCGCCTTCTTGATTGCGTCATTGAGCTGGCGCTGATGCTGTGAGCAGACACCGGAGATGCGGCGCGGCATGATTTTCGCGCGCTCCGGAACAAACTGCGACAGAAGCTTGACGTCTTTGTAGTTGATGCTGTCGATCCGTTCGACGCAGAACTTGCAGACTTTTTTCCGGCGGTAATACTGCTTCTGTCCTGCCGGACGTTTTTCTTTTGCTGATCTCATTGCATCGCCTCTTCTGAAGATTGAGCCGGGGCCGCAGAACCCGCGCCGGTACCCCGGCGCGCAGCCCGCTTCTGCCGGTAATTATGAATCTTTTCGAATCTCCGGGTTTCTTCGTCGGTCCGGACGGTGAGGTACTTGATTACGGCATCGATGACGCGGAGCCGGCGCTCGCACTCTTTGACGATCTCGCCGTTGGCGCCGATCACAAACAGGACATAATGGCCTTCGCGATTCTTGTCGATCTCGTAGGCGAGACGGCGTTTGCCCATCTTCTCGATCTTTTCGATTTTTCCGCCACCCGAGGTAACGATGCCTTCGAGCTGTCCATTGACTTTGTCAATCTCCTCTTCCGTGGCATTCGGATTGACGATGAACATGATTTCGTAATTTCGCATTTAGTTTTCCTTTTACCTATGGCCGCGGCGTTACTGGCCGCCCTCTCTCAAATCGACGCCGTTGTATTCGGCCATCGCTTTATCGATCCCTTCACCGATCAGTGTCTCAACCGCCTTCATCGCGACTTCTTCCGTCTGATCGAGCAAAACCCGATCGGCTTTTCCGACCCGCGATAAAACGAAATCGCGGACATCGCCGATCTGGCGATCCGGCAGGATTCCAACCCGGACTCGCAGGAACTCGTCCGACCCCAGGGTCGAAACGATTGATTTTATCCCATTATGGCCGCCCGCCGAACCTTTTTGACGGACACGCAGTTTGCCCAACGGGAGCGCCAGATCATCGTAAACGACGATCGTCTGCCCTGCGGAAGACTCGAACCGGTTCCAGACCGGCGCCAAAGCCGCGCCGCTGTCGTTCATATACGTTTGCGGCATAGCCACGGCTGCGGGCTGCCCGGCCAGCATGATTTTCCCGGAAACCAATGCCGGCCCGCATCTTTCTTTGATGCGTACACCGTGGCCTGCCGCCATCCGTTGCACGACGCGAAAACCCACGTTGTGGTAAGTATCCGCGTAGTCGTCGCCAGGGTTGCCCAGACCAAAGATGATCCACATTCGATGAACCTATTGGAAAGTGCATTAGTCGAAGTTTCTCCATTTCTAAATTTGAAACGCAGAAACCTCGAATGATGCAATTTCCAATGGGGGCCTGCCCCCCTATTCCGCCGTCCCTTCTTCCTCTTTCTTGCCTTTCTTTGCGACTTCGGGCTCTGCAGCGGTCGCAGCGGCCTCGCCTTCCGCCGGAGCGGCGGCGCCAGGTGCAGCCACAACTTCTTCCTTCACCGAAACCACGTGTACCACGACCTGGTCGGCGTCTTCGAGTATTTTGACCTTTGCCGGCGCCGCCACATCGGAAATGCGCAGGGCTCCGTTGAGGCCGAGCTCCGTCACATCGACATCGATCCGTTCCGGAATGTCTCCGGGCAGGCATTCGACTTCGATTTCGCGCATGATCACCTCGAGAATTCCGGCGTCAACCTTGACGCCGCGAGCCTCACCGA from Terriglobia bacterium encodes:
- the rpsR gene encoding 30S ribosomal protein S18; translated protein: MRSAKEKRPAGQKQYYRRKKVCKFCVERIDSINYKDVKLLSQFVPERAKIMPRRISGVCSQHQRQLNDAIKKARNIALLPFATE
- a CDS encoding VWA domain-containing protein, with protein sequence MNRVLVILVLFLAPRPQSDTLRVNTRLVQVDVVVRAKNGPVADLRREDFTIWDNGKVQRIGVFSVSDARPSKSQQVAPLPPGVVSNRMESGGEAATTATVILFDLLNTPIDEQPYAIGQLLEYVRSIRKEDHVALYILDNQLRIVQDFTGDTAKLSRAAARIKPSDVSGSETRSAAELAELLTDPDGLIGPEFANGVVAFYATNQAQRTAEAIEAIARHLGGLPGRKNLVWMSGDFPFAPEFAAVNQAGTRAHTTEDPLFLTSQVSRAVRSVSDANIGIYPVDVRALPAPDMRTVRAKAPLPPLPDHDAMLRLAGGSGGRAFYYTNDLKGAVSEAVADGEVTYTIGFYPAENAFDGKFHRLSIDVARKNVDVRYRSGYAAVDTQAMTETQRRALLADLVSTSLNASQIELAAHAEGQRAVISVNAADVRLEQQNNRRVGLLIVALRLESQKSSTDKISNIRINISEDQYRAALQNGLVFDEAVPGVQPDDRLRIVVQDEATGLAGSLWLPMPSR
- a CDS encoding DUF2239 family protein, with the translated sequence MTYTAFDGVHKVAVGKDVDLVKVLKRKRQGQILVFDDSTGAQIDLDLRGKPSQISVPPAEPRGPGRPRLGVIAKEVTLLPRHWDWLNVQPGGASVALRKLVDEARRVSGDRDRVRAAQEAAYRFMSAVGGNLPGFEEATRSLFAYDRRRFTELVAKWPEDVRDYAVKLAFADQEPQA
- a CDS encoding 50S ribosomal protein L25 — translated: MAEIVVSAKTRTERGKNAARRLRREGFVPGVVYGGKDENVAVAVDPKALHKVLRSEAGRNSILKLDIAEAGSTNAILKSWQVDPIRENFLHADFYRIAMDVAIRVTIPIHIVGEARGVKVDAGILEVIMREIEVECLPGDIPERIDVDVTELGLNGALRISDVAAPAKVKILEDADQVVVHVVSVKEEVVAAPGAAAPAEGEAAATAAEPEVAKKGKKEEEGTAE
- the pth gene encoding aminoacyl-tRNA hydrolase, whose amino-acid sequence is MWIIFGLGNPGDDYADTYHNVGFRVVQRMAAGHGVRIKERCGPALVSGKIMLAGQPAAVAMPQTYMNDSGAALAPVWNRFESSAGQTIVVYDDLALPLGKLRVRQKGSAGGHNGIKSIVSTLGSDEFLRVRVGILPDRQIGDVRDFVLSRVGKADRVLLDQTEEVAMKAVETLIGEGIDKAMAEYNGVDLREGGQ
- the rpsF gene encoding 30S ribosomal protein S6; protein product: MRNYEIMFIVNPNATEEEIDKVNGQLEGIVTSGGGKIEKIEKMGKRRLAYEIDKNREGHYVLFVIGANGEIVKECERRLRVIDAVIKYLTVRTDEETRRFEKIHNYRQKRAARRGTGAGSAAPAQSSEEAMQ
- the rplI gene encoding 50S ribosomal protein L9 — its product is MEIILRETIDSLGRAGDVVKVADGYARNYLLPKKLAYPATAGNRKVIEFEKQSLLRKEAKQKEDADKQAQLLNGVEIVIRRKVGEQDTLYGSVTNSDVADELEKKGFQVEKRKIHMDDHIKALGDYSIPIRLFKDVTAHVKLTVAAETEA
- the ltrA gene encoding group II intron reverse transcriptase/maturase; translated protein: MRSREAGDADKKAEKPEPNGKDSGGTAKDTDEARQTSTARGEHVGIEEESLLEKVLDRANVLAAYQRVKTNGGAAGIDGMTVDELMPFCQRNWPQIRQELLDGTYRPQPVRKVDIPKPDGGTRTLGIPTVMDRMIQQALLQVLQPQWDPTFSEDSFGYRPGRSGQQAVVRAQQHIRAGNRWVVDLDLEKFFDRVNHDVLMARVARRVKDKRVLLLIRRYLQAGLMEGGLVSPRTEGTPQGCPLSPLLSNLLLDELDRELEKRGHCFVRYADDTNVYVRSEAAGKRVMTSLEVFLEKKLRLKVNRTKSAVARPWKRKLLGYSFTVHREAKLKVSDSSLKRLKAKLREATRSGRGRSLTRTIGDLVPLIRGWVGYYRLSEVRGSFEHLDEWLRRRLRSILWRQWKRGWTRFKELTRRGIAEERARTSAWNGRGPWWNAGASHMNQAVPTRAFRAMGLLSFLEVHSRLRPL